ACTACGCGCGCTACGCCTCGCCGCACTTCGAAGGCGGCCTGGTGGAAAAATCCGCGGCCGACCACTGGTTGCCGGTGGACCAGTACATCGGCGGCATCGAACACGCGATTCTCCACCTGCTGTACGCGCGCTTCTTCCACAAGCTGATGCGCGACGAAGGCCTGGTGAGCTCCAACGAGCCGTTCAAGAACCTGCTGACCCAGGGCATGGTGATCGCCGAGACTTATTATCGTCGCGAAGCCAACGGTGCCTACACGTGGTTCAACCCGAGCGACGTCGAGCTCGAGCGTGACAGCAAGGCCAAGGTCATCAGCGCCAAGCTGATCGCCGACGGCCTGCCGGTGGAAATCGGCGGTACCGAGAAAATGGCCAAGTCGAAGAACAACGGCGTCGACCCACAGTCGATGATCGACCAGTTCGGCGCAGACACCTGCCGCCTGTTCATGATGTTCGCCTCGCCACCAGACATGAGCGCCGAGTGGTCCGACTCGGGCGTCGAGGGCTCGCACCGCTTCCTCAAGCGCGTCTGGCGCCTGGCCCAGGCCCACGTCACCCAGGGCCTGCCGGGCAAACTGGACGTGGCCAGCCTGAACGACGAGCAGAAAGCCGTTCGCCGCGCGATCCACCTGGCCATCAAGCAGGCCAGCCATGACGTCGGCCAGAACCACAAATTCAACACCGCCATCGCCCAGGTGATGACGCTGATGAACGTACTGGAAAAAGCCGCCCAAGGCACCGAGCAGGATCGCGCGTTGATCCATGAAGGCCTGGAGGCGGTGACGCTGCTGCTGGCACCGATCACTCCGCACATCAGCCACGAGTTGTGGAATCAACTGGGTCACGCCGACCCGGTGATCGACGCCCGTTGGCCGCTGGTGGACGAAACCGCGCTGGTGCAGGACAGCCTGACCCTGGTCATCCAGGTCAATGGCAAGCTGCGCGGCCAGATCGAAATGCCGGCCGCCGCCACTCGCGAAGAAGTCGAAGCCGCGGCGCGTGCCAATGAGAACGTGCTGCGCTTTGTCGATGGCCTGACGATCCGTAAAGTGATCGTCGTGCCCGGCAAGCTGGTCAATATCGTCGCAAGCTAATTGGATCAGGCGACCGGGCCAGGGGCCCGGCGCCGAACATGACCTGCGGGGCCGCACGCTCGGCCCATGGGTTTCAAGGGGAGCAACAAGATGATCAAACGTAATCTGCTGGTTATGGGCCTCGCGGTCCTGCTGAGTGCCTGCGGCTTCCAACTGCGCGGTACCGGCAGCACCGACCTGGCCATCACCGAGCTGGACCTCAGCGCACGCGATGCTTATGGCGAAACAGTAAAAGCATTGCGCGATGCGCTGGAAAACAGCGGCGTGAAGGTCCACAGCGGTGCGCCGTACAAGCTGGTCTTGACCCGCGAGCAGCAAAACCAGCGCAGCCTGAGCTATGCCGGTGCCGGTCGTTCAGCCGAATATGAGCTGAACAACGTGCTGAACTATCAAATCCGCGGCCAGAACGACCTTGTGTTGATGGACGACAAGCTCCAGGTGCAAAAAGTCTATCTGCGTGACGGCAACAACATCGTGGGTTCCGATCAGGAATCCAGCGAAGTACGCGAAGAAATGCGCCGCGACATGGTTCAGCGCATGATGCTGCGCCTGCAGCAACTGACGCCCGCCCAGCTGGAGCAATTGCAGCAGACCGCCGACGCCAAGGCCAAGGCAGAAGCCGACGCACTGGAAGCGGCACGCAAGGCTGAGGCGGAAACCCCGCAACAGTCGCCGATGCAAATTCCAGCTCAATAAGCCTTGCGGGGCGCCTTGGCGCCCCGCTCGCCTACCCTTATGAAGCTCGCTCCCGCGCAACTCGGCAAACACCTGCAAGGCGCTCTCGCGCCGGTCTATATCATCAGCGGCGATGACCCGCTGCTGTGCCAGGAAGCCGCCGACGCCATCCGCTCCGCCGCTCGCCAGCAAGGTTTCGACGAACGCCAGGTGTTCGCCGCCGACGCCAGTTTTGACTGGGGTACGTTGTTGCAGGCCGGGGCAAGCATGTCGCTGTTTGCCGAGAAACGCCTGCTGGAACTGCGCCTGCCTTCCGGCAAGCCCGGTGACAAAGGTGCCGCCGCGCTGATCGAATATTGCTCGCGCCCGGCCGAAGACACGGTGCTGCTCATCAGCCTGCCGAAACTCGACGGCAGTGCGCAGAAAACCAAGTGGGGCAAGGCCCTGGTCGAAGGACCGCAGACCCAGTTCGTGCAGATCTGGCCGGTGGACGTCAGCCAGTTGCCAAGCTGGATCCGCCAGCGTCTGTCCCAGGCCGGGCTGTCGGCCAGCCAGGACGCGGTGGAATTGATCGCCGCCCGGGTCGAAGGCAACCTGCTGGCCGCCGCCCAGGAAATTGAAAAGCTCAAGCTGATGGCCGAAGGCGGGCAGATCACCGTGGAAACGGTCCAGGCCGCCGTGGCCGACAGCGCCCGCTTCGACGTCTTCGGGCTGACCGATGCGATTCTCAACGGCGAAGCCGCCCATGCCTTGCGCATGCTCGAAGGCCTGCGGGGCGAAGGCGTCGAACCTCCCGTGATCCTCTGGGCCCTGGCCCGGGAGCTGCGGCTGCTGGCCAACCTGTCGCTGCAATACAGCCAGGGCGTGCCCCTGGACAAGGCCTTCAGCCAGGCCCGTCCGCCTGTGTGGGATAAACGCAAACCGCTGATGAGCAAAGCCCTGCAGCGGTACTCGACGTCACGCTGGGCACAACTGCTGCTGGAAGCCCAGCGCATCGATGCGCAGATCAAGGGCCAGGCAGCCGGCTCGCCGTGGATGAGCCTCAGTCGGTTGTCGTTGTTGATGGCGGGGCAGCGGTTGCCACTGCCAGCTGAATAAACCTCCCTTGAAAGCGCATCGCAATACCTGTGGCGAGGGGATTTATCCCCGCTGGGCTGCGCAGCAGCCCCAAAAGAACTGGATGCGATTCGTCTGACACACTCAGGTGTCTGGCTTTAGGGCTGCTGCGCACCCCAACGGGGATAAATCCCCTCGCCACAAATCAATTCCTTGCCACAATTGCGTATTCGTTAGCTGATACTTTCTGTATCGATGCAGGGACTGGACAAAACCCCAGTCCTGCCCCATGATTTCCCCCGCAAAACCACCCCACGAGAGATCCGATCATGAGCAAAAAGCCATCCAGGCATGGCCCCAACAAGGCCAAGTCCATCGTCGCCCAACCCCTGTTCCGCAGCCGCCAGGAACGACCCGCCAAGGGCAAAGGCAGCTACCGCCGCGAAGCCTTCCAGTCTGATAACTGGGAGGCTTCTTGCTTTCTGGCGGCTTGAAACACCCAGACAAGCCCTACGCCCCTTTCGCATGTTAAGGTCGGCACCTGATTTGTATTTCTGGACCCGTGCATGCCCTTCTGTCTTTCCCATCGTTGGCCACTGCGCCAAATGATTGTTGCCACAAGCGTCGCCCTGCTTGTCGCCTGCGCCGAAAAACCTACCGCCGCCGACGCCCAACCGCTGCAGCCCGCACCCGCCGTGACCGCCCCCGCCATCGTGCCGCCGGTCATGCCGACCAGTGACGACCTGGACATCGTACCGACCCAGACCTTCGCCGAATGGCAGGCCGGGTTTCGCCGAGAGGCGCTGGCCGCCGGGATCCGCGGCGATCTGTTCGATCGCGCGTTCATCGGTGTCAGCCCGGACATGAGCGTCATCAAGGCCGATCGCAGCCAGCCGGAATTCACCCGCCCCGTGTGGGAATACCTCGACGGCGCGCTGTCGCCGCTGCGGGTCAATAAAGGCAAGAGCCTGATCCAACAGAACGCCCAGGTCCTGCAAAACATCGAGCAGCGTTATGGCGTCGATCGCGCGGCGCTGGTGGCGGTGTGGGGCATGGAGAGCAACTTCGGTCAGTTCCAGGGCACCAAGTCCGTCATCAACTCCCTGGCAACCCTGGCCTATGAGGGACGGCGTCCGGCCTTTGCCCATGCCCAACTGATCGCCGCGCTGCAGATCCTGCAACAGGGCGATATCACACCGGAAAAAATGCTCGGTTCCTGGGCTGGGGCCATGGGCCAGACCCAGTTCATTCCGACCACCTACAACACCCATGCAGTGGACTTTGACGGCGACGGTCGCCGCGACATCTGGGGCAGCTCAACCGATGCCCTGGCGTCGACCGCGCACTATCTGCAGAGCTCCGGCTGGCAGCGTGGCCAACGATGGGGATTCGAGGTCTCGCTCAACGAGGGCTTCGACTACACGCTGGCCGATGGCACGATCCGCAAGCCTGTCGCTGAATGGGAGCGACTGGGCGTTTCAGAATATGGTGGCCTGTCGATAACGCCGGATGACAAGCAACTCTCGGCGTCCCTCCTCCTGCCGGCAGGCCATCGTGGCCCGGCGTTCCTGATCTTCGATAACTTCCGCGCCATCCTCAAGTACAACAATTCGTCGTCCTATGCGCTGGCGGTTGGGCTGTTGTCGGAGCGCTTCACCGGTGGAGGCCTGGTCTACGGTCAGTGGCCCAAGGAAGACCTGCCGCTGAGCCGCAGCGAACGTATCGAATTGCAGGTGCTGCTCGGCAAGCACAACTACGACGCGGGCAACCCCGACGGCATCATCGGCGCCAACACCCGCAAGGCGATCCGCAGTGCGCAGCAATCGTTTGGCTGGCCGGCGGATGGGTATCCGACCCATCAGTTGCTGGAGGCGTTGCGTAGCCGTTGAATTTGGCGGCTGATGCCATCGCGAGCAAGCTCGCTCCCACAGGTGTTCTCGGTCAACCTGTGGGAGCGAGCTTGCTCGCGATGACTGACTATCAGGCAATAAAGAACTAAAGACTGACCACCACATCCTGCTCCAACATCAACTTCTTCTCCCCCGCATCCAGCGTCACCAACGCCCCCATGGGCAAGGTCAGGTTCGGATCGCAGTGCCCGCTGCGCCAGCCAGACAACACTGGGATGCGCAACGGCGCGAAGGTCTGCTTGAGCAACCGGTTCAACGCTTCGACATCCACCCCGGCCACGTCCCCCACCAATACACCGCGCAACTTCGCCAGCGTGCCCGCGAGTCGCAATTGGGTCAGCAGGCGATCGATGCGGTACAGGGGTTCGTTGACGTCTTCGATGAACAGGATCACACCTTCGGCGTCGATCTGGTAAGGCGTGCCCATGGTCGCGGCGATCATCGAGAGGTTGCCTCCCAGCAGACGTCCATGGGCGATGCCCGGCTCGACGGTGGTCAGCGGGTACGCTGCGGGATGGCTCAGGACGTCGCCGGCCTTCAATTGACCGCGTAGCAGGCTGAAGAACGAGGTGACGGTTGGGGGTTCCTTGTCGCCCAGGAGGTCGGCGTTTAGCAGCGGGCCGTGGAAGGTGACGAAGCCTGCGTAGCGGCTGATGGCGAGGTGCAGGGCGGTGATGTCGCTGTAGCCTACGAATGGCTTGGGGTTGCGGCGTATGAGGTCGAAGTCGATGCGATCCAGCAGCCGGGGGGTGCCGTAGCCGCCGCGTAGGCAGATGATAGCGTTGATTTCTGGGTCGGCGAAGGCGGCGTGGAGGTCATTGAGGCGGATTTCGTCGGGGCCGGCGAGGTAGCCGTCTTTTTCGTAGACGCCTGGGAAGATTCGCAGTTCATGGCCCCTTGCACGCATCCATTGGATGGCTTTTTCCGTGTCCAGGGGTGCGGGGCCGGCGGGGGCGATCACGGCGATCAGGCCTTCGTGCGGGAGTGCTGGGACGGGGTGGTGTGGGGTCATGGGGTTTCCGGGTTTTTGATCGTCTGATCGTGTGTATATCCGTTTTTTTGTAACGGCGGCTGGTGGTTCCGCTCTTACAGCGGGTCACTTTTTTCAAACGCCAAAAAAGTAACCAAAAACGCTCTGCCCCACCACTCGGCACCTCGCCTAGGCTCGGTGTGCCCTCACTCCGGCATTGCTCCGTGGGCCCGCCGCGATGGGCCATCCATGGCCCTGCGCGGCTATCCCGGCATCCATGCCGGGATGCCCACTCCACAATGCCTGCGTTCGGCCAGCGTGGTTTAACGGGGCGCCAAGATCAAGATCAAGATCCAAAGCAAGAGCAAGAGCAAGAGCAAGAGCCAGAGCAGGGCATCAGCCAGGATTTATTTAGCTGAGCCACCGCTTTCGCGAGCAAGCCCGCTCCCACATTGGATTTTCGGCAGGCATCCAATGCACATTCACCGCGAAACCCGGTGGGAGCGGGCTTGCTCGCGAAGAGGCCGGTACACCCAACATCAGCGCAAACTGACACACCGCCTTCGCGAGCAGGCTCGCTCCCATAGGAGATATGCAATCCACCAGAAACCAGGTCGACCCTTAAGGCCACCTCGCTTTTGCTTTTGCTTTTGCTTTTGCTTTTGATCTGAAGCGCCCCGTTAACCACGATGGCTGAACGAAGGTATTGCGCAGTGGGTAACTCGGCATGGATGCCGGGTTAGCCGCGCTGGGCCATGGATGGCCCTTCGCGGCGGCCCACGGAGCGATGCCTTCGTTCAGGCATGCCGAGCCTAGGCGAGGCACCGAGTGGTGGGGCAAAGCCTTTTTGGTTACTTTTTTGGCGTCTGAAAAAAGTGACCCGCCGTAAGGGCGGAACCATCAGCCGCCGTTACGCAAAAAACGGATATACACCCCACCTAAAAAATCAGCCCCCAAGCAACTCAGCCTTGACCAACTTAGCCTGCTCATCAGCATGATACGAAGACCGCACCAACGGCCCCGAAGCCACGTTCTTGAAGCCCATCTTGTATCCCTCCTCGGCAAACCAGGCAAAGGTATCCGGGTGTACAAAACGCTGCACCGGCAAGTGGCTACGCGAAGGCTGCAGGTACTGGCCGAGAGTCAACATATCAATGTCATGCTCACGCATGCGCTTCATGACCTCGATAACTTCCTCATCGGTCTCACCCAGGCCCAGCATCAAGCCAGACTTGGTCGGAATATGCGGCATCAT
This genomic interval from Pseudomonas alvandae contains the following:
- the lptE gene encoding LPS-assembly lipoprotein LptE; its protein translation is MIKRNLLVMGLAVLLSACGFQLRGTGSTDLAITELDLSARDAYGETVKALRDALENSGVKVHSGAPYKLVLTREQQNQRSLSYAGAGRSAEYELNNVLNYQIRGQNDLVLMDDKLQVQKVYLRDGNNIVGSDQESSEVREEMRRDMVQRMMLRLQQLTPAQLEQLQQTADAKAKAEADALEAARKAEAETPQQSPMQIPAQ
- the holA gene encoding DNA polymerase III subunit delta — encoded protein: MKLAPAQLGKHLQGALAPVYIISGDDPLLCQEAADAIRSAARQQGFDERQVFAADASFDWGTLLQAGASMSLFAEKRLLELRLPSGKPGDKGAAALIEYCSRPAEDTVLLISLPKLDGSAQKTKWGKALVEGPQTQFVQIWPVDVSQLPSWIRQRLSQAGLSASQDAVELIAARVEGNLLAAAQEIEKLKLMAEGGQITVETVQAAVADSARFDVFGLTDAILNGEAAHALRMLEGLRGEGVEPPVILWALARELRLLANLSLQYSQGVPLDKAFSQARPPVWDKRKPLMSKALQRYSTSRWAQLLLEAQRIDAQIKGQAAGSPWMSLSRLSLLMAGQRLPLPAE
- the arfA gene encoding alternative ribosome rescue factor ArfA, with the protein product MSKKPSRHGPNKAKSIVAQPLFRSRQERPAKGKGSYRREAFQSDNWEASCFLAA
- a CDS encoding lytic murein transglycosylase — protein: MPFCLSHRWPLRQMIVATSVALLVACAEKPTAADAQPLQPAPAVTAPAIVPPVMPTSDDLDIVPTQTFAEWQAGFRREALAAGIRGDLFDRAFIGVSPDMSVIKADRSQPEFTRPVWEYLDGALSPLRVNKGKSLIQQNAQVLQNIEQRYGVDRAALVAVWGMESNFGQFQGTKSVINSLATLAYEGRRPAFAHAQLIAALQILQQGDITPEKMLGSWAGAMGQTQFIPTTYNTHAVDFDGDGRRDIWGSSTDALASTAHYLQSSGWQRGQRWGFEVSLNEGFDYTLADGTIRKPVAEWERLGVSEYGGLSITPDDKQLSASLLLPAGHRGPAFLIFDNFRAILKYNNSSSYALAVGLLSERFTGGGLVYGQWPKEDLPLSRSERIELQVLLGKHNYDAGNPDGIIGANTRKAIRSAQQSFGWPADGYPTHQLLEALRSR
- a CDS encoding S66 peptidase family protein; its protein translation is MTPHHPVPALPHEGLIAVIAPAGPAPLDTEKAIQWMRARGHELRIFPGVYEKDGYLAGPDEIRLNDLHAAFADPEINAIICLRGGYGTPRLLDRIDFDLIRRNPKPFVGYSDITALHLAISRYAGFVTFHGPLLNADLLGDKEPPTVTSFFSLLRGQLKAGDVLSHPAAYPLTTVEPGIAHGRLLGGNLSMIAATMGTPYQIDAEGVILFIEDVNEPLYRIDRLLTQLRLAGTLAKLRGVLVGDVAGVDVEALNRLLKQTFAPLRIPVLSGWRSGHCDPNLTLPMGALVTLDAGEKKLMLEQDVVVSL